Proteins from a single region of Dictyostelium discoideum AX4 chromosome 5 chromosome, whole genome shotgun sequence:
- a CDS encoding hypothetical protein (Similar to Dictyostelium discoideum (Slime mold). CIGB protein), whose translation MAPNHNKINNIDSNKKCTLHPNKDIVFFCLDCKLIPCCIQCTSSKGEHHDHKTDPLESTSNILSLMNNFKDDVHQKVIKRIEINETILKQSNDKYNEIQSQFDINNNSLKKEIKKIHDIISIVELDIQKQLETTFENNTLINTIITSSINNDNQILSTIIIIIIIIIIIIIIIIIIIILINHNLKKDQ comes from the coding sequence ATGGCACCCAATcataacaaaataaataatattgatagtaataaaaagTGTACACTTCACCCAAACAAAGATATAGTATTCTTTTGTTTAGATTGTAAATTAATACCATGTTGTATTCAATGTACATCAAGTAAAGGTGAACATCATGATCATAAAACTGATCCATTAGAATCAACTTCAAATATTCTTTCATTaatgaataattttaaagatgatgTACATCAAAAAGTAATTAAAAGAATAGAAATCAATGaaacaatattaaaacaatcaaatgataaatacaatgaaattcaatcacaatttgatattaataataattcattaaaaaaagaaattaaaaaaattcatgATATCATTTCAATCGTAGAATTAGAtattcaaaaacaattagaaacaacctttgaaaataatacatTAATAAATACAATTATAACTTCTTCAATcaataatgataatcaaATACTTtcaactataataataataataataataataataataataataataataataataataataattatattgatAAATCACAACTTGAAGAAAGACCAATAG
- the rab18 gene encoding Rab GTPase, with amino-acid sequence MEEDKQYKVLLIGDSDVGKTSIVKRFSDDTFDEDLLCTIGVEFKMKEVKVDGKKVDLCIWDTAGQEKFRALISSYYRGAHGIILTYDVTKRESFDNLNYWLNEVENFANRSNLVKLLVGNKIDKENREVTREEGAEFAKKKAMLFIECSAKSKIGIQQAFEELAQKIIEIPQNTSSSQPKQRNTGSVKVEDEPDHNQGVCSC; translated from the exons atggaagAAGATAAACAATATAAAGTACTATTAATTGGTGATAGTGATGTTGGTAAAACATCAATTGTAAAAAGATTTTCAGATGATACATTTGACGAAGATTTATTATGTACAATTGGTGtagaatttaaaatgaaagaaGTTAAAGTCGATGGTAAAAAAGTAGATTTATGTATCTGGGATACTGCAGGACAAGAGAAATTTAGAGCACTTATTTCATCATATTATAGAGGTGCACATGGTATTATATTAA cATATGACGTTACAAAAAGagaatcatttgataatttaaattattggtTGAATGAAGTTGAAAATTTTGCAAATCGTAGTAATTTAGTTAAACTTTTAGTGGGTAATAAAATAGATAAAGAGAATAGAGAAGTCACCAGAGAAGAGGGTGCAGAATTTGCAAAGAAAAAAGCAATGCTTTTCATTGAATGTAGTGCAAAATCAAAGATTGGTATTCAACAAGCATTTGAAGAATTGGCTCAAAAAATTATAGAAATCCCTCAAAATACATCTTCATCACAACCAAAACAAAGAAATACTGGTAGTGTTAAAGTTGAAGATGAACCTGATCATAATCAAGGTGTTTGTAgttgttaa
- the cupB gene encoding calcium up-regulated protein: MINIEDISKSSNQSEEKQLKSTSSKPKYSFAAKSLFKGSNNITPYYLSTSNTFQCVASESIQTWLLSDDGHIFTSSGNFVLDVSSGGYFVELVQLNSNSKTQIWTIDTTNNKIQNQGNGKYLDIDNLNICVAPLNGNATQQWTTFRRAPIPTGNWGYFQSKQMDSNNNYWGLSVLNNSKSYNTSVVMNKVQAKSKGQIWQMTNDGHILSRLDGSLVLDIGPSINGSTTNYYLDTNVYKANDLKQQWGINENNQIFNQYYPNLCIGFVGELGVDSTVNCVLAQPSSASDINFQWITNPTYSLNEIVSEVPEPFPAYTSGDLLASYQYLSNIATSNFTDDIRSLYTGINVSLQSFLSIVTNATCPSSIHSTEDFSNVQNQIKTELIYAIDVRLVFENYSGFYSKLFSQGSSNLTNLANLINVDMSSNQMVNANYTDAITSVFYSLISEIPVGGSIIANIGQSAVEWGELISQSNYQGASTYQVELSQLYSHLNTNYENEMANAQSMKDTILQDWGMMSKTYALCFLPTNDPSSLNINGLNFEKISDVASVAYEIAMIQMLLPTTYQIYFTPAGYWVPYSDGDFAYSDNSGTYIMATIEYSNSYPPKELTDKLWNNGVSKQEFFWSAYGWNLATSLTYYNMANKFGNIYKLAFPTIKNFTGVPMQFVMTNDGDNLCNFPVKTHFAKFFSIYYSCGDLGHHYFDIAVNDINDNKVANFTVDINLEAIEGSYVSIKTGSLVVQPGYAVGNPICNQGSYSLMFSASILIPIYKSE; encoded by the coding sequence atgattaatattGAAGATATTTCAAAATCTTCAAACCAAAGTgaagaaaaacaattaaaaagtaCAAgttcaaaaccaaaataCTCATTCGCAGCAAAAAGTTTATTCAAaggttcaaataatattacacCATATTATTTATCAACCAGTAATACATTCCAATGTGTAGCATCTGAGTCAATTCAAACATGGCTTCTTTCAGATGATGGTCATATCTTTACATCCAGTGGTAATTTTGTTTTAGATGTTTCATCAGGTGGTTATTTTGTTGAATTAGTACAacttaattcaaattcaaaaactCAAATTTGGACAATTgatacaacaaataataaaattcaaaaccaAGGTAATGGTAAATACCTTGATATCGacaatttgaatatttgtGTTGCACCTCTAAATGGAAACGCAACTCAACAATGGACAACTTTTAGAAGAGCACCAATTCCAACTGGTAATTGGGGTTACTTTCAAAGCAAACAAAtggattcaaataataattattgggGTTTAAgtgtattaaataatagtaaatcaTATAATACTAGTGTAGTAATGAATAAAGTTCAAGCAAAATCAAAAGGTCAAATTTGGCAAATGACAAACGATGGTCACATTTTATCACGTTTGGATGGTAGTTTGGTATTAGATATTGGTCCATCAATTAATGGTAGTACAACAAACTATTATTTAGATACCAATGTTTACAAAGCAAATGATCTAAAGCAACAATGGGGTATCAacgaaaataatcaaatattcAATCAATATTATCCAAATTTATGTATTGGATTCGTTGGTGAACTTGGAGTTGATTCAACTGTTAATTGTGTATTAGCTCAACCAAGTAGTGCTAGTGATATTAATTTCCAATGGATTACAAATCCAACCTattcattaaatgaaattgttaGTGAAGTACCAGAACCATTTCCAGCTTACACAAGTGGTGATTTATTAGCATCATATCAATACCTTAGTAATATTGCAACTTCTAATTTTACTGATGATATTAGATCACTTTATACAGGAATCAATGTTAGTTTACAATCCTTTTTAAGTATTGTCACCAATGCAACTTGTCCATCATCAATTCATTCGACTGAAGATTTTTCAAAtgttcaaaatcaaatcaaaactGAACTCATCTATGCAATCGATGTCCGTTTAGTATTTGAAAACTATTCTGGTTTTTATAGTAAATTATTTAGTCAAGGTAGttcaaatttaacaaatttagcaaatttaattaatgttgATATGTCATCTAATCAAATGGTTAATGCAAATTATACTGATGCAATTACTAGTGTTTTTTATTCACTTATTTCAGAGATTCCAGTAGGTGGTTCAATAATTGCAAACATTGGTCAATCAGCAGTAGAATGGGGTGAATTAATTTCTCAAAGTAATTATCAAGGTGCATCAACCTATCAAGTTGAATTAAGTCAACTCTACTCTCATTTAAATACAAActatgaaaatgaaatggCAAATGCTCAAAGTATGAAGGATACCATTTTACAAGATTGGGGTATGATGAGTAAAACTTATGCATTATGTTTCTTACCAACCAATGATCCATCCTCACTCAATATCAATGGATTAaactttgaaaaaatttcAGATGTTGCATCTGTAGCTTACGAAATTGCAATGATTCAAATGTTATTACCAACTACTTATCAAATTTACTTTACACCAGCTGGTTATTGGGTACCTTATTCAGATGGTGATTTCGCTTATAGTGATAACTCTGGAACCTATATTATGGCCACTATCGAGTATAGTAATTCTTATCCTCCAAAGGAATTGACCGATAAGTTATGGAATAATGGGGTTTCAAAACAAGAATTTTTCTGGTCAGCTTATGGTTGGAATTTAGCTACCTCACTCACCTATTACAATATGGCAAACAAGTTTGGTAATATCTATAAATTAGCTTttccaacaattaaaaattttacagGAGTACCAATGCAATTTGTAATGACcaatgatggtgataatcTTTGTAATTTCCCAGTCAAAACTCATTTTGcaaaatttttttctatatatTACAGTTGTGGAGATCTTGGTCATCATTATTTCGACATTGCCGTAAATGATATTAACGATAACAAGGTTGCAAATTTCACAGttgatattaatttagaAGCTATTGAAGGAAGTTATGTTTCAATCAAAACTGGTTCATTAGTTGTTCAGCCAGGTTATGCTGTTGGTAATCCAATTTGTAATCAAGGTAGTTATTCTCTAATGTTTTCtgcttcaattttaattccaatttataaatcagaataa
- the kxcA gene encoding IQ calmodulin-binding domain-containing protein (pleckstrin homology (PH) domain-containing protein), with amino-acid sequence MVGGLPNSSLWNIEYDDLVFKDIIGKGNFGCVYRGNYLGVEVAIKQIPSFDDPDYCKYTEREVKALRYIRHPFVVHFFGACKHESGFYLITEFIEGLDLRRYLKSVPKPPKWLSRVNIALGVAKTFLFLHSKNLLHRDLKSKNILLDISRNQIKLCDFGFARVGSQYSNGSDSSSSEDESDSECVNGAAGGGGDDVYKNNGNGKPANYRLRRMSICGTPSFMPPEILLQQKYDWSVDVFSFGILCTELITLKRPGKDYWVRSQNNGFDINIEELNVNIPSPNDCPIQFYDLALKCCSYKHTNRPMFSTIVTILESIKLQLELFENQQQQQQLQQQQQLQQQQQQQQQQQQQQQQQLQLQQQQSSESSSSSSSQPLVNNNNNNSNCNNNNFNNSSNNNNSIANNDSISNVSTTTTSIPTTTTTTTTTTTTTNNITAINGTSNKYLQPLSKHQQQQQRNQNSSIIDNNSLIGSSNTESMITSFSISTFKERKKQSLNKLIRANTINILIGQQQQQQQQQQQQQQQQQDNQSSSQNQLIEREGVIKLDTTKYPNGWKEFGIDNSTNKIWIIYQSNIIKIGSNNNNNLIEMTCGTIIKLKKHSITLSIVDSNLISGANIINVKSYLKDYPYVNKPIKVNQQQQQQQQIITNNYELNLIIKLQSRIRGWLVRRRYKIFLSNWKLNNSNTSQSNKNQWIRLFNQLISSELEYKKQLDQVIKSYLLPIQSKFRINKPLLNYKEIGSIFSNIESLSEIHNELLKIVNQISKSPFFIMNFENEKDDRSNQNNTSATTDIFGDSSIQFTNISINTKDSSNQINSITQFIVKNISQIKNQYGIYAFNFKYSTNIYNWCRLNPDFSIFCDTIRSQLNQQFPDQENDLASLLSLPINKIQKYLLVFEKLAQITPITHSEYKDIKSAFTLIRETSNYIQSQLEMSFEHSHIMSIDIMLQKKDNQSLMQSGRWFIRQGQFTELSSNKQYYLFLLSDICLITKPIKSKSSKYNNNNNINTNNNNNNLTSSATQTNSNKDLSTSINQSTSNANSDNSGNNNNNLINSKYYYRLKTIINLKEEVSMRINPDISNGVLFIGPNKTYKWLLPNDEEAKDWVNDFERTTILIYRNNPNGGGSNNNSIGGGGGGRGGSGNNSNNGSIDLTEINQIHHINNQAIPLSSSNNNITNNNSINNNIIMNNNNNNNKDTEGKGFIKRFRLSFSAGTSTPERKTSLVNMSPSTTSSLNNIDSNYNNNNNNVTNTPIKSVTSSPSIHYTPVNDNNQQPQLPSQPNEEFQFTVPTTPSDKKKKRGSFSSKLKRLSITFSKD; translated from the exons atggttGGTGGATTaccaaattcatcattatgGAATATAGAATATGATGATTTAGTATTTAAAGATATAATTGGTAAAGGTAATTTTGGATGTGTGTATAGAGGTAATTATTTGGGTGTTGAAGTTGCAATTAAACAAATTCCATCATTCGATGATCCCGATTATTGTAAATATACTGAAAGAGAAGTCAAAGCATTAAGATATATTAGACACCCATTCGTTGTACACTTTTTTGGAGCATGTAAACATGAAAGtggattttatttaatcacAGAATTTATAGAGGGACTTGACCTTAGAAGATACTTGAAATCAGTGCCTAAGCCACCTAAATGGTTGTCTAGAGTTAATATAGCATTGGGTGTTGCAAAAACATTCTTATTCCTTCACTCAAAGAATTTACTTCATAgagatttaaaatcaaagaatattttattagaCATATCAAGAAACCAAATTAAACTTTGTGATTTTGGTTTCGCTAGAGTTGGTTCACAGTATAGTAATGGTAGTGATAGCAGTAGTAGTGAAGATGAAAGTGACTCAGAGTGTGTTAATGGTGCtgctggtggtggtggtgatgatgtttataaaaacaatggtaatggtaaacCTGCAAACTATAGACTTAGAAGAATGTCGATTTGTGGTACACCAAGTTTTATGCCACCAGAGATATTGCTTCAACAAAAGTATGATTGGAGTGTTGATGTCTTTAGTTTTGGTATACTTTGTACAGAATTAATTACCCTTAAAAGACCTGGTAAAGATTATTGGGTTAGAAGTCAAAATAATGGTTTCGATATAAACattgaagaattaaatgtaaatattcCTTCACCAAATGATTGTCCAATTCAATTCTATGATTTAGCTTTAAAATGTTGTTCTTATAAACATACAAATAGACCAATGTTTTCAACAATTGTAACTATattagaatcaattaaattacaattagaattatttgaaaatcaacaacaacaacaacaattacaacaacaacaacaattacaacaacaacaacagcaacaacaacaacaacaacaacaacaacaacaacaactacaattacaacaacaacaatcgtcagaatcatcttcatcttcatcatctcaACCattagttaataataataataataacagcaattgtaataataataactttaataatagtagtaacaataataatagtatagcTAATAATGATAGTATTAGTAATGTATctactacaacaacatcaatacccactacaacaacaacaacaacgacaacaacaacaacaacaaacaataTAACAGCAATTAATGGTacatcaaataaatatttacaacCATTATCAAagcaccaacaacaacaacagcgaAATCaaaattcatcaattattGATAACAATAGTTTGATTGGCTCATCAAATACTGAATCAATGATtacatcattttcaatttcaacatttaaagaaagaaaaaaacaatcattaaataaattaattagagcaaatacaataaatattttaataggtcaacaacaacaacaacagcaacaacaacagcaacaacagcaacagcaacaagaTAACCAATCATCAtctcaaaatcaattaattgaaaggGAGGGTGTAATTAAACTAGATACAACTAAATACCCAAATGGTTGGAAAGAATTTGGTATTGATAAtagtacaaataaaatttggatcatttatcaatcaaatattattaaaat tggtagtaataataacaataatttaattgaaatgaCATGTGGtacaattataaaattaaaaaaacattcaaTTACATTAAGTATTGtagattcaaatttaataagtggtgcaaatattataaatgttAAATCTTATCTTAAAGATTATCCATACgttaataaaccaattaaagtaaatcagcagcaacaacaacaacaacaaattattacaaataattatgaattaaatttaataattaaattacaatCACGTATTAGAGGTTGGTTAGTTAGAAGaagatataaaatatttttatcaaattggaaattaaataatagtaatacatcacaatcaaataaaaaccaaTGGATTAGATTATTTAATCAATTGATATCAAGTGAATtagaatataaaaaacaattagatCAAGTGATTAAATCATATTTATTACCTATTCAATctaaatttagaattaataaaccattattaaattataaagaaattgggtcaatcttttcaaatattgaatcaTTATCAGAGATtcataatgaattattaaagatcgttaatcaaatttcaaaatcaccatttttcattatgaattttgaaaatgaaaaagatgatagaagtaatcaaaataataccTCGGCCACCACTGATATATTTGGTGATAGTAGTATtcaatttacaaatatttcaattaatacaaAAGATAGTagtaatcaaattaattcgATCACTCAATTCATTGTAAAGAATATATCACAAATAAAGAATCAATATGGTATATATgcatttaatttcaaatattcaacaaatatttataattggtGTAGATTGAATCCTGATTTCTCAATATTTTGCGATACTATTAGATcacaattaaatcaacaatttcCAGATCAAGAGAATGATTTAGCTTCATTATTAAgtttaccaattaataaaattcaaaagtaTTTATTGGTATTTGAAAAGTTGGCTCAAATTACACCAATAACTCATTCAGAatataaagatattaaatcTGCTTTCACTCTAATCAGAGAGACTAGTAACTATATTCAATCACAATTGGAAATGTCTTTTGAACATAGTCATATCATGTCAATCGATATTATGCTTCAAAAGAAAGATAATCAATCTTTAATGCAAAGTGGTAGATGGTTCATTAGACAAGGTCAATTCACTGAATTATCAAGtaataaacaatattatCTTTTCCTTTTATCTgatatttgtttaattacaaaaccaattaaatcaaaatcttcaaaatataataataataataatataaatacaaataataataataataatttaacttCTAGCGCAACACaaacaaatagtaataaagaTCTTTCAActtcaatcaatcaatcaacatcaaatgccaatagtgataatagtggtaataataataataatttaattaattcaaaatattattatagattaaaaactataataaatttaaaagaagaaGTTTCAATGAGAATTAATCCAGATATTTCAAATGGTGTTTTATTCATTGGTCCTAATAAAACCTATAAATGGTTATTACCAAATGATGAAGAAGCAAAAGATTGGgtaaatgattttgaaagaactacaattttaatatatagaaataatccaaatggtggtggtagtaataataatagtattggtggtggtggtggtggaagaggtggtagtggtaataatagcaataatggTAGTATTGATTTAACGGAAATcaatcaaattcatcatatAAATAACCAAGCTATACCATTAtcttcttcaaataataatattacaaataataatagtattaataacaatattattatgaataataataataataataataaagatactGAAGGAAAAGGATTcataaaaagatttagattAAGTTTTAGCGCTGGTACTAGTACCCCTGAAAGAAAAACTAGTTTGGTTAACATGTCTCCTTCAACAACttcttctttaaataatatagattcaaattataataataataataataatgttacaAATACACCAATTAAATCTGTAACATCATCACCTTCAATTCACTATACACCagtaaatgataataatcaacaacctCAACTACCATCACAACCCAATGAAGAATTTCAATTTACTGTACCAACTACTCCAAGTgataaaaagaagaaaagggGTAGTTTTTcaagtaaattaaaaagattaagTATAACATTTTCcaaagattaa
- the omt9 gene encoding O-methyltransferase family 2 protein — translation MDSGLSTPQLPITNMNNEITTDWDKAMNLIMTCVSGHIHSRMFNIVMKLNICDILEDGPKSIKQVSDTIGMDENSCFRLLRYFVAHELFSEDKSNIGTFEKTSISTMFSSKGKLRPMGERYTHDLHYKMFESLPETFANGHSNATKSVGVNHFWELFDLHPQYKDLFNQTMKVYTEAAISNITQSKGIDFSQYDTVVDIGGNHGLLIGNLLEIYPTIKHGINFDLDVVINSSDQTLRYSHPRLTHIPGNFFESVPESDCYIMKFILHDWPTQDCVKILKTISKSMKPNAKIHLFEIIIDPRKGYSKYETYIDILMFQMVNAKERTLDEWKELFELADFKLERVVDDIKTGCMVVSKK, via the exons atggattcaGGATTAAGTACCCCACAATTACCAATAACAAATAtgaataatgaaattacaaCAGATTGGGATAAAgcaatgaatttaattatgACATGTGTTTCAGGACATATTCATTCTCGTATGTTTAATAttgtaatgaaattgaatatttgtGATATTTTAGAGGATGgaccaaaatcaattaaacaagTTTCAGATACGATTGGAATGGATGAAAATTCATGTTTTAGATTATTGAGATATTTTGTTGCTCATGAATTATTTAGCGaagataaatcaaatattggTACATTTGAAAAGACTTCTATTAGTACAATGTTTTCAAGTAAGGGTAAACTTAGACCAATGGGTGAAAGATACACCCATGATTTACATTATAAAATGTTTGAATCATTACCAGAGACTTTTGCAAATGGTCATAGTAATGCCACAAAATCAGTTGGTGTCAACCATTTTTGGGAATTATTCGATTTACATCCACAATATAAGGATTTGTTCAATCAAACTATGAAGGTTTACACTGAAGCCGCCATATCCAATATCACCCAATCAAAAGGTATAGATTTCTCTCAATATGATACAGTGGTTGATATTGGTGGCAATCATGGATTGTTAATTGGTAACCTATTGGAAATTTATCCAACAATTAAACATGGTATCAATTTCGATTTAGATGTTGTTATCAATTCCTCTGATCAGACTTTAAGATATTCTCATCCAAGATTAACTCATATTCCAGGTAATTTCTTTGAAAGTGTACCAGAATCAGATTGTTATATCATGAAATTTATCCTTCATGATTGGCCAACTCAAGATTgtgttaaaattttaaaaacaatttcaaaatcaatgaaACCAAATGcaaaaattcatttatttgaaattatcatTGATCCAAGAAAAGGTTATTCAAAATATGAAACttatattgatattttaatgtttcaa ATGGTAAATGCAAAAGAAAGAACTCTCGATGAATGgaaagaattatttgaattggctgattttaaattagaaAGAGTGgttgatgatattaaaactGGTTGTATGGtagtttcaaaaaaataa